In one window of Ferriphaselus amnicola DNA:
- the prfB gene encoding peptide chain release factor 2 (programmed frameshift) — MEAEQLNALTNLLADLRVRSAELRRYLDFDGKEERLTEVEQLSEDPALWQDAKRAQELGKERKALEAVVVTLREVAQSLDDNAELLEMSLEENDEASLLSVEADVQAVARRVEELEFRRMFSGELDAANCFIDIQSGSGGTEAQDWASMLLRMYIRYSERKGYAVEILEESDGDVAGIKGATIKVSGEYAYGHLRTESGVHRLVRKSPFDSNARRHTSFVSVFIYPEVDDSIEIDINPADLRVDTYRASGAGGQHINKTDSAVRITHVPTGIVVQCQNDRSQHKNRAEAMSMLKSRMYEEELRKRNAEKQALEDTKSDIGWGHQIRSYVLDQSRIKDLRTNYEVGNTQGVLDGDLDDFIAASLKQGV; from the exons ATGGAAGCCGAACAACTCAACGCCCTCACCAACTTGCTGGCCGACCTGCGTGTGCGCAGTGCCGAGCTGCGGAGGTATCTT GACTTCGATGGCAAAGAAGAACGCCTGACCGAAGTCGAACAACTGTCCGAAGACCCCGCGCTGTGGCAAGACGCCAAGCGCGCCCAAGAGCTGGGCAAAGAGCGCAAGGCGCTGGAAGCGGTGGTGGTGACGTTGCGCGAAGTGGCGCAGTCGCTGGACGACAACGCCGAGCTGCTGGAGATGTCGCTGGAAGAGAACGACGAAGCCAGCCTGCTGAGCGTTGAGGCCGATGTGCAAGCCGTGGCGCGCCGCGTCGAAGAGCTGGAGTTCCGCCGCATGTTCTCGGGCGAGCTGGATGCCGCCAACTGCTTCATCGACATCCAGTCCGGCTCGGGCGGCACCGAAGCGCAGGATTGGGCTTCCATGTTGCTGCGTATGTACATCCGTTACAGCGAGCGCAAAGGCTACGCGGTGGAAATCTTGGAAGAGTCCGATGGCGACGTGGCCGGCATCAAAGGCGCGACCATCAAGGTCTCCGGCGAATACGCCTACGGCCATCTGCGCACCGAATCCGGCGTGCACCGCCTAGTGCGCAAATCGCCGTTTGACTCCAACGCCCGCCGCCACACCTCGTTCGTCAGCGTGTTCATCTATCCCGAAGTGGACGACTCCATCGAGATCGACATCAACCCCGCCGACCTGCGCGTGGACACCTATCGTGCCTCCGGCGCGGGTGGCCAGCACATCAACAAGACCGACTCGGCGGTGCGTATCACCCACGTTCCCACTGGCATCGTCGTGCAGTGCCAGAACGACCGCTCGCAACACAAGAACCGCGCCGAAGCCATGTCCATGCTGAAATCGCGCATGTATGAGGAAGAACTGCGCAAGCGCAATGCCGAGAAGCAAGCGCTGGAAGACACCAAGTCAGACATCGGCTGGGGCCACCAGATTCGCTCTTACGTGCTCGACCAGTCACGCATCAAAGACCTGCGCACCAACTACGAAGTCGGCAACACCCAAGGCGTGCTGGACGGCGATCTGGATGACTTCATCGCGGCGAGTCTGAAGCAGGGCGTGTAA
- a CDS encoding MgtC/SapB family protein produces the protein MDMGFLQSDSIEALPQFLTSLAIGLLIGLERERNPSAKAGLRTFALVAVFGTLMALLATRSAMPWLLLAGLLAVAAMIIAAYMNSRRQEDDPGTTTVIALLLSYGLGALVWYGSTKLAVMLGIGVTSLLYFKPELRGLSQRLTRRDLMAVLQFSVLTFIVLPILPDQDFGPYGAVNPHQAWLMVILISGLSLAGYAALQIVGSRYGAPLLGFLGGLVSSTATTLIYAKHGKQDAAMETLATLIILIASMVVLLRLLIVSSVVAFGAVAGLAPVLVSGLVSGLLALLYGWRKSVPSSELYLPTTRNPAELQAAIGFGLLYVCVLMGSAWMADVAGSQGLYVVALISGLTDVDAITLSSLRLFNQGTLSEHQAVTAITLAFLANLLFKLGMVFFIGGKQLARRVAIGFGAMAGGVLLGWIAL, from the coding sequence ATGGACATGGGGTTTTTGCAGAGCGATAGTATTGAAGCCTTACCGCAGTTCTTGACCAGTCTAGCCATCGGCCTGCTGATCGGGCTGGAGCGTGAGCGCAATCCTTCCGCCAAGGCTGGGCTGCGGACCTTCGCGCTGGTGGCGGTGTTCGGCACACTGATGGCGTTACTGGCCACGAGGTCCGCCATGCCTTGGCTGCTCTTGGCCGGCTTGTTGGCGGTAGCCGCCATGATCATTGCTGCTTATATGAATTCACGTCGGCAGGAGGATGATCCGGGTACGACTACCGTGATCGCTTTGCTGCTGAGTTACGGGCTGGGAGCGTTGGTCTGGTATGGATCGACCAAGCTGGCTGTGATGCTGGGCATAGGCGTGACATCCTTACTGTACTTCAAGCCCGAGCTGCGCGGCTTGTCGCAACGACTGACTCGGCGCGATCTGATGGCGGTGCTGCAATTCTCAGTCCTGACGTTCATCGTCTTGCCCATCCTTCCAGATCAGGATTTTGGCCCCTACGGCGCAGTCAATCCGCATCAAGCGTGGCTGATGGTGATTCTGATCTCCGGCCTCAGTCTGGCGGGATATGCGGCTCTGCAAATCGTCGGTAGTCGCTATGGCGCACCATTACTGGGATTTCTCGGCGGCTTGGTTTCCAGTACGGCCACCACGTTGATCTATGCCAAGCACGGCAAGCAAGATGCCGCCATGGAAACGCTGGCTACTTTGATCATTCTCATCGCCAGCATGGTCGTGTTATTGCGACTACTGATCGTCAGTTCGGTCGTGGCTTTTGGGGCTGTGGCAGGCTTAGCGCCCGTGTTGGTCAGCGGCTTGGTGAGTGGCTTGCTCGCGTTGTTGTATGGCTGGCGCAAATCGGTGCCGAGCTCAGAGCTTTACCTACCAACCACCCGCAACCCGGCAGAGTTGCAAGCTGCCATTGGCTTCGGGCTGCTTTATGTGTGCGTATTGATGGGCTCGGCATGGATGGCAGATGTGGCGGGTAGCCAAGGCTTGTACGTGGTCGCGCTGATCTCAGGGTTGACCGACGTTGATGCCATCACCTTGTCCAGCCTGCGATTATTCAATCAGGGTACCTTGAGTGAACATCAAGCGGTGACAGCCATCACGCTCGCTTTTCTGGCCAATCTCCTATTCAAGCTTGGCATGGTGTTCTTCATCGGCGGCAAGCAACTGGCACGTCGAGTGGCCATCGGTTTCGGCGCAATGGCCGGCGGCGTGTTGCTTGGATGGATTGCGCTATAA
- the recJ gene encoding single-stranded-DNA-specific exonuclease RecJ, whose product MPRIATRNYSAETAQTLADSGITPLLARVYAARGVTHADELAGGLTRLLSFETMKGITAMAVRLADAIADGKKLLVVADYDADGATACAVAVRGLQMFGARVEFIVPNRFEYGYGLTPQIVQLAARFEPDIIVTVDNGIASVDGVAEANRLGIEVLVTDHHLPGDELPDAACIVNPNQPGCPFPSKNLAGVGVMFYVLLSLRAELRQRGVFNSPLPQVGLREGRSEAAGHPPAYSLRVEGAGERGIQVEPNLATLLDLVALGTVADVVKLDQNNRILVQQGLARIRAGRGCAGINALLKMARKQVEQVSSYELGFVVGPRLNAAGRLEDMSLGIRCLLTDDPDEAAELARQLDELNRARRDIEADMQESALAALEQVDPSDGHTLTLYNEDWHQGVIGILASRLKDRFHRPVIAFARANEEELKGSGRSIPGLHLRDALDLVSKRHPQLIQKFGGHAMAAGVSVRTEHFEAFRAAFEAVAQELLSTADLTKVIETDGELTAAEFSLEFARSLEQQVWGQGFPQPSFEGEFGVASQRVVGEKHLKLKLEREGVPIEAIMFNHADELPPRAHFVYSLSVNEYNGRQSLQLVIQHCEYE is encoded by the coding sequence TTGCGCGCGTCTATGCGGCGCGTGGCGTGACACATGCGGACGAGTTGGCCGGTGGTTTGACGCGGCTCTTATCGTTCGAGACGATGAAGGGCATTACTGCGATGGCGGTCAGACTTGCAGATGCGATCGCTGACGGGAAAAAACTATTGGTCGTGGCTGATTACGACGCCGACGGCGCGACTGCGTGTGCCGTGGCGGTGCGCGGCTTGCAGATGTTCGGTGCGCGGGTCGAGTTCATCGTGCCCAATCGGTTCGAGTACGGCTACGGGCTGACACCGCAGATCGTGCAGCTTGCCGCCCGATTTGAGCCAGATATCATCGTCACCGTGGACAACGGCATCGCCAGCGTGGACGGCGTGGCCGAAGCCAATAGGCTCGGCATCGAAGTGCTGGTGACTGACCACCACTTGCCGGGAGATGAGTTGCCAGATGCAGCTTGCATCGTCAATCCGAACCAGCCGGGTTGCCCGTTCCCAAGCAAGAATTTGGCGGGCGTGGGGGTGATGTTCTATGTGTTGCTATCGCTACGGGCGGAGCTGCGCCAGCGCGGGGTATTCAACTCCCCTCTCCCGCAAGTGGGACTGCGGGAGGGGCGCAGCGAAGCTGCGGGGCACCCACCGGCGTACTCCTTGCGGGTAGAGGGGGCGGGGGAGAGGGGCATCCAAGTTGAGCCGAATCTAGCTACCTTGCTCGACCTCGTCGCACTCGGTACCGTCGCCGATGTCGTCAAACTCGATCAGAACAACCGCATCCTCGTCCAGCAAGGTTTGGCGCGCATCCGTGCTGGGCGTGGATGCGCCGGTATCAACGCACTGCTGAAAATGGCACGCAAACAGGTGGAGCAAGTGTCTAGCTATGAACTCGGGTTCGTCGTCGGGCCGCGTTTGAACGCCGCCGGACGATTGGAGGACATGAGCTTGGGCATCCGCTGCCTGTTGACCGATGATCCCGATGAGGCTGCTGAGCTGGCGCGGCAGCTCGATGAGCTGAACCGCGCCCGGCGCGACATCGAAGCCGATATGCAGGAATCTGCGCTGGCGGCGCTGGAACAGGTCGATCCCAGCGATGGCCATACGCTCACTCTATACAACGAAGATTGGCATCAGGGCGTGATCGGCATCCTCGCTTCGCGCCTGAAAGATCGATTCCATCGTCCGGTGATCGCGTTTGCCCGCGCCAACGAAGAGGAATTGAAAGGTTCTGGGCGCAGCATCCCCGGCCTGCACCTGCGCGACGCGCTCGATCTGGTGTCCAAACGCCACCCGCAGTTGATCCAGAAGTTCGGCGGCCATGCGATGGCGGCGGGCGTGAGCGTGCGCACCGAGCACTTCGAGGCGTTCCGCGCGGCATTCGAAGCCGTCGCGCAAGAGTTGCTCAGCACCGCCGACCTGACCAAAGTCATCGAGACCGACGGCGAACTGACTGCCGCTGAATTTTCGTTGGAGTTCGCTCGTTCGCTTGAACAGCAGGTATGGGGACAAGGTTTCCCTCAGCCTAGTTTTGAGGGAGAGTTCGGGGTGGCGAGCCAGCGTGTGGTGGGCGAGAAGCATTTGAAGCTGAAACTGGAGCGGGAGGGCGTGCCGATCGAAGCGATCATGTTCAACCATGCGGACGAACTCCCGCCTCGGGCCCATTTCGTGTACAGCCTGAGTGTCAATGAATACAATGGCAGGCAAAGTTTGCAATTGGTCATCCAGCATTGTGAATACGAGTAA